A genomic window from Brassica oleracea var. oleracea cultivar TO1000 chromosome C8, BOL, whole genome shotgun sequence includes:
- the LOC106311199 gene encoding mitochondrial import inner membrane translocase subunit TIM17-1-like, translating into MGTPENTREPCPDRILDDIGDAFGMGIAGGSVFYMIKGIYNSPSGARLSGGAEYVRMNAPRVGGIWAVWGGVFSTLDCAMVYARQKEDPWNSIFAGAATGGLLSLRQGFRATGKAALVGGALLTLLQGVQIALDKLASAAQHEQASMGDAASLPPAQVYETSSAPEAGSGSWYGGLFGSGKKEESEDKSGSKTRVLESCDAPPVST; encoded by the coding sequence ATGGGAACTCCAGAGAATACAAGAGAACCATGCCCCGACCGGATCTTAGATGATATTGGCGATGCGTTCGGCATGGGTATTGCCGGAGGATCCGTCTTTTACATGATCAAAGGAATCTACAATTCTCCCTCCGGCGCTCGTCTCTCCGGCGGCGCTGAGTATGTACGTATGAACGCCCCGAGAGTCGGAGGAATCTGGGCCGTATGGGGTGGTGTGTTCTCGACCTTGGACTGCGCCATGGTGTACGCTAGACAGAAGGAAGATCCATGGAACTCCATCTTTGCCGGGGCCGCCACCGGAGGCCTTTTATCGCTGCGTCAAGGTTTCCGCGCGACTGGTAAGGCGGCTTTGGTGGGAGGTGCCCTGTTAACTCTCTTACAAGGAGTACAGATCGCTTTGGACAAACTCGCGAGTGCTGCGCAGCACGAGCAGGCTTCCATGGGTGATGCGGCCTCCTTACCACCTGCTCAGGTTTATGAGACTTCTTCTGCTCCGGAGGCAGGTTCGGGGTCTTGGTATGGAGGTTTGTTTGGGAGTGGGAAAAAAGAGGAGTCTGAGGATAAGTCAGGGAGCAAGACTCGGGTTCTTGAGAGCTGTGATGCGCCTCCCGTCTCAACTTAG
- the LOC106310918 gene encoding mitochondrial import inner membrane translocase subunit TIM17-1, whose amino-acid sequence MGTPDTTREPCPDRILDDIVGAFGMGITGGSVYHFIRGIYNSPAGARLSGGAQYVRMNAPKVGGSFAVWGGLFSTMDCAMVYARQKEDPWNSIIAGAATGGLLSLRQGFRASGRAALFGGAILALIQGVQLIAADKVASAAQQQQVFMGEAASLPPAQVYGRSVPVPETSSASEAGSGSWFGGLFGKGKQKGSEDKSGSKTQVLESFDAPPVPTYEFT is encoded by the coding sequence ATGGGAACTCCGGATACTACAAGAGAACCATGTCCCGACCGTATCTTAGATGATATTGTCGGTGCGTTCGGCATGGGTATAACCGGAGGATCCGTCTATCACTTCATCAGAGGAATCTACAACTCTCCCGCCGGCGCTCGTCTCTCCGGCGGCGCACAGTATGTACGTATGAACGCTCCTAAAGTCGGAGGAAGCTTCGCCGTATGGGGTGGTCTGTTCTCGACCATGGACTGTGCCATGGTGTACGCTAGACAGAAGGAAGATCCATGGAACTCTATCATTGCCGGCGCCGCCACTGGAGGTCTTTTATCGCTGCGCCAAGGCTTCCGCGCGTCTGGTAGGGCGGCTTTGTTCGGAGGTGCGATTTTAGCTCTCATACAAGGAGTCCAGCTGATCGCTGCAGACAAAGTCGCGAGTGCTGCGCAGCAACAGCAGGTTTTCATGGGTGAAGCGGCCTCGTTACCACCTGCTCAGGTTTATGGACGGTCCGTGCCTGTGCCGGAGACTTCATCTGCTTCGGAGGCAGGGTCGGGATCTTGGTTTGGAGGTTTGTTTGGGAAAGGGAAGCAGAAGGGGTCTGAGGATAAGAGTGGGAGCAAAACTCAGGTTCTTGAGAGCTTTGATGCGCCTCCTGTACCAACTTACGAGTTTACCTAA
- the LOC106308979 gene encoding uncharacterized protein LOC106308979, with the protein MEIEISSSTHDTVDLDSIRVKRKTLQNLLDDCHRAPELLNLADTAPSGDRTETGGSGKDYRNPVGSSESPSSDSGDPEADEDFSSRRSALFSSDFCKSDRDIRLLITEFACFLVTGDMFQTELELA; encoded by the coding sequence ATGGAAATCGAGATCTCGAGCTCAACTCATGATACCGTTGATTTGGATAGTATTCGTGTCAAGCGGAAGACGTTGCAGAATCTGCTCGACGATTGCCATAGAGCTCCCGAGCTGCTTAATCTCGCCGATACTGCTCCCAGTGGAGATAGAACCGAAACAGGTGGTTCCGGAAAGGATTACAGAAACCCCGTTGGCTCATCGGAGTCTCCTTCTTCCGATTCAGGAGATCCTGAAGCCGATGAGGATTTTAGCAGTCGTCGCTCTGCTTTATTTTCTTCTGATTTCTGCAAGTCCGATCGAGACATACGTTTACTAATTACCGAGTTTGCTTGTTTCCTGGTTACAGGGGACATGTTTCAAACAGAGCTTGAACTCGCCTAA